The Dendropsophus ebraccatus isolate aDenEbr1 chromosome 3, aDenEbr1.pat, whole genome shotgun sequence genome includes a region encoding these proteins:
- the RILPL2 gene encoding RILP-like protein 2 has product MDFEQEDMSPETALEKDPFQMTVEDVYDISHVIGRDLMKISKEARGVPDLVADLQFKIVRVLEVLETLVNQSSLAAEEMKMERDNLKGEVERLMRECPQAAQTDLGPDKMVIDLTDPNRPRFTLQELREVLQERNKLKVQLLVAQDELQCYKSGVIPPTEDHIVTLENESIITTSPRPNDQKDKSTIRRLFSPFTQD; this is encoded by the exons ATGGATTTTGAACAAGAGGACATGTCTCCAGAAACTGCACTGGAAAAGGACCCCTTCCAGATGACGGTAGAAGACGTGTATGATATCTCCCATGTTATAGGCAGAGATCTTATGAAGATCAGCAAAGAAGCCCGCGGTGTACCTGATCTAGTGGCTGATCTTCAGTTTAAGATTGTACGTGTACTGGAGGTCCTGGAAACCCTGGTGAACCAGTCCAGCCTCGCTGCCGAAGAGATGAAGATGGAAAGGGACAATCTAAAGGGAGAGGTGGAGAGGCTGATGAGAGAATGCCCACAAGCTGCTCAG ACTGACCTTGGACCAGACAAAATGGTTATAGATCTCACAGATCCAAACCGGCCACGATTTACATTACAAGAGCTGAGGGAGGTTCTCCAGGAGCGAAATAAGCTGAAGGTTCAGCTTTTGGTCGCCCAAGATGAATTGCAGTGCTATAAAAG TGGCGTCATTCCTCCAACTGAGGACCACATTGTGACGTTGGAAAATGAATCTATAATCACTACTTCACCGAGGCCAAATGACCAGAAGGACAAGTCAACTATAAGACGCCT GTTTTCTCCCTTCACACAAGACTAA